One genomic window of Saccharomyces cerevisiae S288C chromosome XII, complete sequence includes the following:
- the SPO75 gene encoding Spo75p (Meiosis-specific hypothetical protein; required for spore wall formation during sporulation; dispensable for both nuclear divisions during meiosis): MNATKELTFNLLNKFQDKERFGSAQRHAGISLKGFISGILFSFLYFLFQLSLFIILRSRFKTIYQANVVLKIHPGSKVCFAKKKIKNYWSLFAFLKQLPGRMLDPMEKFERNERYGLDNYLFLRFLKLLIFFFAVLSIINIPILIPIHYFSRDILKENEGERYEQSFRTTSKLDKWTMSNLSPNSSNTLICHLFLSIFVVLWFHFILSSELRFVNRLGYSVLTKSKYQNILYLEGFSSKLVTQSISLETFFQPLHSDCFGVTHFIPKNLKKVHKLEIKLNKLQKSKEQIIFEIILEKYFRRVSIHRHLIANHKRFFFSKLKNHLLFQYKKLVFLTQFRISYYCTKIRLRWKKSSIFPLYYPKLYVNTETILERKYRILDKIIRKEKLIKFQVNSLKATSETKQALPDDLSSGTDIYMDKMFITFKSTLLSNVIGELLSYRLPTQNLKVIIGPNVNDIIWRNILDSSPLWKSAKYFSANILRIFVIIGWILPVAFLGLISQIPNISSLIPFTKIIHFQSPFIREVAKNLIPIVTLIIIIEIVPYFFRWLSYLRGLKTGAQIEADVQNWYFVFVFIHLFVVVTISSGFSIIIERLLNNPVSIPALLANDLPKCANFFCSFVLIRGMAYAGGNLLRIKELLFELFYYKWKRSTPHAQFKRLKTSLFFQLGSIYPIFSVLGCIGIIYSVVAPIILLLCCISFSMVFFSFSYLFKYQYNKENYSETFGKLYIQALMQLYAGIYFMEFCLLGLFTLFDQYTLSTIMLVVFALTVITHSKISKQIKSKPQRIPTLEYLSNLTEERKDQFCQESYTFHDIFSICRNSDEIWLPRDKLGISEEEQSFLEKSYHLKFDLNMYSMNLFGDCHLENSHLH, from the coding sequence ATGAATGCTACTAAAGAACTGACTTTTAATTTACTGAATAAATTTcaagacaaagaaagattTGGATCTGCGCAAAGACATGCTGGAATCTCACTAAAAGGGTTCATATCTGgtatattgttttcttttttgtactttttatttcagCTGTCActctttattattttaagATCAAGATTCAAGACTATATATCAGGCCAATGTCGTTCTGAAAATCCATCCAGGTTCTAAAGTTTGTTTTgctaagaaaaaaataaaaaattattggTCATTATTTGCATTTCTCAAGCAACTTCCCGGAAGAATGTTAGATCCTATGGAAAAATTCGAACGAAACGAAAGGTATGGCCTAGACAATTATCTATTTTTACGGTTTCTCAAActtttgatattcttttttgcaGTGTTATCAATTATCAACATTCCAATACTAATTCCAATCCATTATTTTTCCAGggatattttgaaagaaaatgaaggtGAACGTTATGAGCAAAGTTTCAGGACGACAAGTAAACTTGACAAGTGGACCATGTCAAATCTATCACCTAATTCATCGAATACTTTAATCTGTCACTTGTTTTTGAGTATCTTTGTTGTACTCTGGTTTCACTTCATTCTTTCTTCGGAACTGAGGTTCGTTAATCGACTAGGATATTCCGTTTTGACGAAAAGTAAATACCAAAACATTCTATATTTGGAAGGATTCTCAAGTAAATTGGTTACCCAAAGTATTTCTttagaaactttttttcagccGCTACACAGTGATTGCTTTGGCGTGACGCATTTCattccaaaaaatttgaagaaagtcCACAAATTAGAAATAAAGTTAAATAAATtacaaaaatcaaaagaacaaattaTCTTTGAGATTATTTTAGAGAAATATTTTAGAAGAGTTTCAATACACAGGCATTTGATAGCAAATCacaaaagatttttcttttcaaagttgAAAAACCATCTATTATTTCAgtacaaaaaattggtatTTTTAACTCAATTTAGAATTTCATACTATTGCACAAAAATTCGTCTGCGCTGGAAAAAGTCAAGCATCTTTCCGTTATATTACCCTAAACTGTATGTAAATACAGAAACAATATTAGAAAGGAAATACAGAATCCTTGATAAAATAATACGCAAGGAAAAACTCATTAAATTCCAAgtaaattccttgaaagCAACTTCAGAAACCAAGCAGGCACTGCCCGACGATTTATCGTCGGGCACAGACATTTATATGGATAAGATGTTCATTACCTTCAAGTCCACATTATTGTCAAACGTTATAGGTGAGTTGCTTTCGTATAGACTACCCACCCAAAATTtaaaagtaataatagGCCCCAATGTTAATGACATTATTTGGAGAAATATCCTCGATTCATCACCCCTTTGGAAAAGTGCCAAATATTTCTCGGCAAATATATTGCGAATTTTTGTGATTATAGGCTGGATTTTGCCTGTCGCGTTCCTTGGGTTAATATCACAAATACCAAATATTTCCTCACTAATACCgtttacaaaaataattcatttCCAATCTCCATTTATAAGAGAAGTGGCAAAGAATTTGATTCCAATAGTAACcttaataataataatagaaatCGTACCCTACTTTTTCCGTTGGCTGAGTTACCTTCGAGGGTTGAAAACTGGAGCGCAAATAGAAGCTGATGTCCAGAATTGGTATTTCGTCTTTGTCTTCATTCATCTTTTCGTAGTTGTTACAATATCTTCTGGATTTTCTATAATTATTGAGAGGCTTCTTAACAATCCTGTCAGTATCCCTGCTCTCCTGGCCAACGACTTGCCTAAATGCGCAAACTTTTTCTgttcttttgttttgattAGGGGAATGGCTTATGCAGGCGGTAATTTGTTAAGAATAAAAGAGCTACTTTTTGAATTGTTCTACTATAAATGGAAAAGGAGTACTCCACATGCTCAATTTAAGAGGTTAAAGacatctttatttttccaACTAGGATCTATTTATCCTATATTCTCAGTGTTGGGCTGTATTGGTATCATATACAGTGTTGTTGCTCctattatattattattatgttGCATCTCATTTTCGatggttttcttttctttcagtTACTTGTTCAAATACCAATATAACAAAGAGAACTATTCTGAAACGTTCGGTAAATTGTACATACAGGCCCTTATGCAATTGTACGCGGGCATTTATTTCATGGAATTTTGTTTACTCGGGCTGTTCACTCTTTTTGATCAATACACATTGTCAACTATAATGCTTGTTGTCTTTGCTCTAACAGTAATCACGCACTCCAAAATCTCCAAACAAATAAAATCGAAGCCTCAACGCATACCAACTTTGGAATACTTGTCGAATCTAACAGAGGAAAGGAAGGACCAATTCTGTCAAGAAAGTTATACTTTCCATGATATTTTCTCCATTTGTAGAAATTCGGATGAAATTTGGCTACCAAGGGACAAACTAGGAatttctgaagaagaacaatCATTTTTGGAGAAGTCGTATCACCTGAAATTCGATCTTAATATgtattcaatgaatttattTGGTGATTGTCACTTGGAGAATAGCCACTTGCACTAA
- the ORC3 gene encoding origin recognition complex subunit 3 (Subunit of the origin recognition complex (ORC); ORC directs DNA replication by binding to replication origins and is also involved in transcriptional silencing), with protein MSDLNQSKKMNVSEFADAQRSHYTVYPSLPQSNKNDKHIPFVKLLSGKESEVNVEKRWELYHQLHSHFHDQVDHIIDNIEADLKAEISDLLYSETTQKRRCFNTIFLLGSDSTTKIELKDESSRYNVLIELTPKESPNVRMMLRRSMYKLYSAADAEEHPTIKYEDINDEDGDFTEQNNDVSYDLSLVENFKRLFGKDLAMVFNFKDVDSINFNTLDNFIILLKSAFKYDHVKISLIFNINTNLSNIEKNLRQSTIRLLKRNYHKLDVSSNKGFKYGNQIFQSFLDTVDGKLNLSDRFVEFILSKMANNTNHNLQLLTKMLDYSLMSYFFQNAFSVFIDPVNVDFLNDDYLKILSRCPTFMFFVEGLIKQHAPADEILSLLTNKNRGLEEFFVEFLVRENPINGHAKFVARFLEEELNITNFNLIELYHNLLIGKLDSYLDRWSACKEYKDRLHFEPIDTIFQELFTLDNRSGLLTQSIFPSYKSNIEDNLLSWEQVLPSLDKENYDTLSGDLDKIMAPVLGQLFKLYREANMTINIYDFYIAFRETLPKEEILNFIRKDPSNTKLLELAETPDAFDKVALILFMQAIFAFENMGLIKFQSTKSYDLVEKCVWRGI; from the coding sequence ATGAGCGACCTTAACCAATCCAAAAAGATGAACGTCAGCGAGTTTGCTGACGCCCAAAGGAGCCACTATACAGTATACCCCAGTTTGCCTCAAAGTaacaaaaatgataaaCACATTCCCTTTGTCAAACTTCTATCAGGCAAAGAATCGGAAGTGAACGTGGAAAAAAGATGGGAATTGTATCATCAGTTACATTCCCACTTTCATGATCAAGTAGATCATATTATCGATAATATTGAAGCAGACTTGAAAGCAGAGATTTCAGACCTTTTATATAGTGAAACTACTCAGAAAAGGCGATGCTTTAACACTATTTTCCTATTAGGTTCAGATAGTACGACAAAAATTGAACTTAAAGACGAATCTTCTCGCTACAACGTTTTGATTGAATTGACTCCGAAAGAATCTCCGAATGTAAGAATGATGCTTCGTAGGTCTATGTACAAACTTTACAGCGCAGCTGATGCAGAAGAACATCCAACTATCAAGTATGAAGACATTAACGATGAAGATGGCGATTTTACCGAGCAAAACAATGATGTATCATACGATCTGTCACTTGTggaaaacttcaaaaggctttttggaaaagacTTAGCAATGgtatttaattttaaagaTGTAGATTCTATTAACTTCAACACATTGGATAACTTCATAATTCTATTGAAAAGTGCCTTCAAGTATGACCATGTTAAAATAAGTTTAATCTTTAATATTAATACAAACTTGTCAaatattgagaaaaatttgagaCAATCAACCATACGACTTctgaagagaaattatCATAAACTAGACGTGTCGAGTAATAAAGGATTTAAGTACGGAAACCAAATCTTTCAAAGCTTTTTGGATACGGTTGATGGCAAACTAAATCTTTCAGATCGTTTTGTGGAATTCATTCTCAGCAAGATGGCAAATAATACTAATCACAACTTACAATTATTGACGAAGATGCTGGATTATTCGTTGATGTCGTACTTTTTCCAGAATGCCTTTTCAGTATTCATTGACCCTGTAAAtgttgattttttgaacgACGACTACTTAAAAATACTGAGCAGATGTCCTACATTCATGTTCTTTGTCGAAGGTCTTATAAAGCAGCATGCTCCTGCTGACGAAATTCTTTCATTATTGACAAACAAAAACAGAGGCCTAGAAGAGTTTTTTGTTGAGTTTTTGGTAAGAGAGAACCCGATTAACGGGCATGCTAAGTTTGTTGCTCGATTCCTcgaagaagaattgaatATAACCAATTTTAATCTGATAGAATTATATCATAATTTGCTTATTGGCAAACTAGACTCCTATCTAGATCGTTGGTCAGCATGTAAAGAGTATAAGGATCGGCTTCATTTTGAACCCATTGatacaatttttcaagagcTATTTACTTTGGACAACAGAAGTGGATTACTTACCCAGTCGATTTTCCCTTCTTACAAGTCAAATATCGAAGATAACTTACTAAGTTGGGAGCAGGTGCTGCCTTCGcttgataaagaaaattatgatACTCTTTCTGGAGATTTGGATAAAATAATGGCTCCGGTACTGGGTCAGCTATTCAAGCTTTATCGTGAGGCGAATATGACTATCAACATTTACGATTTCTACATTGCGTTCAGAGAAACATTACCAAAAGAGGAAATATTAAATTtcataagaaaagatcCCTCCAACACCAAACTCTTAGAACTAGCAGAAACACCGGACGCATTTGACAAAGTAGCACTAATTTTATTCATGCAAGCAATCTTCGCCTTTGAAAACATGGGTCTCATTAAGTTTCAAAGCACCAAGAGTTACGATCTGGTAGAAAAATGTGTCTGGAGAGGAATTTAG
- the SFI1 gene encoding Sfi1p (Centrin (Cdc31p)-binding protein required for SPB duplication; localizes to the half-bridge of the spindle pole body (SPB); required for progression through G(2)-M transition; phosphorylated by Cdc28p-Clb2p and by Cdc5p; dephosphorylated by Cdc14p; has similarity to Xenopus laevis XCAP-C): MGKFGTTNKSTENLLRDKFVPETSPTNIPTDVLIKQGQITDSTESLIHGGAERYIVNALKPIELNKTEGFFEDPPFHLPSPPVDSTNLEYEDVTDLPKNGLRYDLNDISVEVIEDLYRQIEAFLVHFKLSRSFLQIFKNYVNILIQEGINPLRDEYFTILEDELKGFFTFNSVIEEILEIFLIHPRNKFIALSLAEYTYAKNKIRRHFNHWKTVCELNEEANRFANQAKLRVQEAVFYIWSDKTLKYSQMANDEAESFRNTWLLFRSFQQWITLTQTLKEQSRLADQAFLNKMFRKILKAQEHWKHLETVNTDNIKKIFLRTTFHIWKLRHKEINYHGLERRIFERIKQKVINYEYNKSIAEKVRSFSLQRKYLNKWEKKNIENEDKLGALYELENKFIKQKFFRKLNRSFQHSQQEAIAKSKLNQTLLRCVFEKMWLKRFEDHLHLYSIVSLKEANLVKRIFHSWKKLLYIDLKASDYSRTNLLKSSLRSWKLEVKLKIFEQKCKKSIQASAYRTWRKRIQYGKISSEHVKTAFCAKYLGVWKRRMLQMNSMNDEASKFYEEGLVNECLAIWKERLIKTKELEDRYNFLCKTHAILTVKRTLMHIDNVHLLYTKLAPSMDRVKLSKAFLKWRKATRFKVRHKLNDILHVYEKSKERELQSQLFNAWRNRFCFYTEECNIQAISKRNYQLEKMVLKKFRERLLEIVKSEELADEVREEFVLVKTFYIWKTHLDEIFYMSTLLEQSEANKQFIITSKFLKMWSLRFLKIKRNDETVEVFRHRWDRATVRGLLLLWKNRSDSSPKRRKDFNLKHELKTPIRSDSQNASTIPGSERIKQHRMEAMKSHYSRARRAIPSPVKSSSVLDSTAKKQINLESTTGLNGSPTRGKPLRYSPRRTTRNMPSKVDHIDFGRIPAVPFSLSANSPKIDQDMDYIREHDKSPLSRKRQ; encoded by the coding sequence ATGGGCAAATTCGGCACGACAAATAAATCAACGGAGAATCTTCTGCGTGATAAATTCGTACCCGAGACATCTCCAACTAATATTCCCACTGATGTACTCATCAAGCAAGGGCAAATAACGGATTCCACCGAATCACTAATTCATGGAGGCGCAGAAAGGTATATTGTTAACGCTTTAAAGCCTATAGAATTAAATAAAACTGAAGGCTTTTTCGAAGACCCGCCGTTCCATCTTCCTTCTCCACCGGTTGATTCGACAAATCTGGAGTATGAAGACGTTACCGATCTTCCTAAGAATGGTTTACGATATGATTTGAATGATATATCCGTTGAGGTAATCGAAGATTTATACCGCCAGATTGAAGCTTTTTTGGTTCATTTCAAACTATCCAGAAGTTTTTTacaaattttcaaaaactatGTCAATATTCTTATTCAAGAAGGCATCAATCCTTTACGCGATGAGTACTTCACAATATTGGAAGATGAACTGAAAGgttttttcactttcaatTCTGTTATAGAAGAGATtttagaaatatttttaatcCACCCTCGCAACAAATTCATTGCATTGTCCCTTGCAGAATATACCTACGCTAAGAACAAAATCAGAAGACATTTTAATCACTGGAAGACTGTATGTGAATTGAATGAAGAGGCAAACAGGTTTGCAAATCAAGCAAAGCTGAGGGTACAGGAAGCCGTCTTCTATATTTGGAGTGATAAAACATTAAAATACTCACAGATGGCCAACGATGAAGCTGAAAGTTTTAGGAATACTTGGCTACTATTTCGCTCGTTCCAACAATGGATAACTTTAACACAAACTCTTAAGGAGCAGTCAAGGTTAGCAGATCAGGCCTTTTTGAATAAGATGTTTaggaaaattttaaaggCACAAGAGCATTGGAAACACTTAGAAACTGTTAACACTGACAACATtaagaagatatttttaCGAACAACATTTCATATATGGAAGCTAAGacataaagaaataaactACCACGGGTTGGAAAGAAGGATTTTCGAAAGAATAAAACAGAAAGTTATAAACTATGAATACAATAAGAGCATTGCAGAAAAAGTGAGGTCGTTTTCTctacaaagaaaatatctGAATAAAtgggaaaagaaaaacattgaaaacGAAGATAAACTTGGGGCACTTTATGAACTGGAGAATAAATTCATCAaacaaaagttttttcGCAAATTAAACCGGTCATTTCAACATAGTCAACAAGAGGCAATTGCAAAGAGTAAACTAAATCAGACACTTTTGAGGTGCGTTTTTGAGAAGATGTGGCTGAAAAGATTCGAAGACCATCTGCATTTGTATTCAATTGTAAGTCTAAAAGAGGCTAACCTCGTGAAGCgtatttttcattcatGGAAAAAACTTCTATATATTGACCTCAAAGCAAGCGATTATTCGAGGACTAATTTGCTCAAGTCATCATTGCGAAGTTGGAAACTTGAAGTAAagttaaaaatatttgagcAGAAATGTAAAAAGAGTATTCAAGCAAGCGCGTATCGTACATGGAGGAAAAGAATACAGTATGGGAAAATATCGAGCGAACATGTTAAAACGGCATTTTGTGCAAAATATCTTGGTGTGTGGAAAAGGAGGATGCTACAAATGAATTCTATGAATGACGAAGCATCCAAATTTTACGAAGAGGGTCTCGTAAATGAGTGTCTAGCTATATGGAAAGAACGCCTGATTAAAACTAAGGAATTGGAGGATAGATACAATTTCTTATGTAAGACACATGCAATTTTGACTGTAAAACGGACGCTAATGCATATTGATAATGTTCATTTGCTATATACGAAACTGGCGCCCTCTATGGATAGAGTAAAGCTTTCTAAGGCCTTTTTAAAGTGGCGGAAAGCCACAAGGTTCAAAGTCAGGCATAAGTTAAACGATATTTTACACGTTTATGAAAAGAGTAAAGAGCGCGAACTTCAAAGCCAACTGTTCAACGCTTGGCGAAATAGATTTTGCTTCTACACAGAAGAATGTAACATTCAGGCTATTTCAAAGAGAAACTACCagcttgaaaaaatggtgCTGAAGAAATTTAGAGAAAGACTTTTAGAGATAGTAAAATCAGAAGAATTAGCAGACGAAGTTCGCGAAGAATTTGTGTTAGTCAAGACGTTTTATATTTGGAAAACTCATCTAGAcgaaatattttatatgaGTACATTATTGGAACAATCGGAAGCTAATAAACAATTCATAATTACATCcaaattcttgaaaatgtGGAGTCTTCGATTCCTAAAAATTAAGCGTAATGATGAGACAGTCGAGGTGTTTCGTCATCGGTGGGACAGGGCCACTGTAAGGGgattgttattattatggAAAAATCGTTCAGACAGTTCTCCAAAGAGAAGGAAGGACTTCAATCTTAAACATGAACTAAAAACTCCCATAAGATCAGACTCTCAAAACGCCTCAACCATACCAGGCTCAGAAAGAATAAAGCAGCACAGAATGGAAGCGATGAAGTCGCATTATAGCAGGGCAAGAAGAGCCATACCAAGTCCGGTGAAATCTTCCAGTGTTCTTGATTCTACAGCTAAAAAACAGATCAACCTTGAAAGTACGACAGGCTTAAACGGATCTCCGACGCGAGGAAAACCTCTAAGGTATTCTCCTAGGCGTACCACTAGAAACATGCCATCCAAAGTTGACCATATTGATTTTGGCAGAATACCCGCTGTACCTTTTAGCCTAAGCGCCAATTCTCCTAAAATCGATCAAGATATGGATTATATAAGAGAGCATGATAAATCCCCGTTAAGTCGTAAACGTcaatag
- the RTT109 gene encoding H3 histone acetyltransferase RTT109 (Histone acetyltransferase; critical for cell survival in presence of DNA damage during S phase, required for recovery after DSB repair; acetylates H3K56, H3K9; H3K56 acetylation activity required for expression homeostasis, buffering of mRNA synthesis rate against changes in gene dosage during S phase; involved in non-homologous end joining and regulation of Ty1 transposition; prevents hyper-amplification of rDNA; interacts physically with Vps75p), with protein sequence MSLNDFLSSVLPVSEQFEYLSLQSIPLETHAVVTPNKDDKRVPKSTIKTQHFFSLFHQGKVFFSLEVYVYVTLWDEADAERLIFVSKADTNGYCNTRVSVRDITKIILEFILSIDPNYYLQKVKPAIRSYKKISPELISAASTPARTLRILARRLKQSGSTVLKEIESPRFQQDLYLSFTCPREILTKICLFTRPASQYLFPDSSKNSKKHILNGEELMKWWGFILDRLLIECFQNDTQAKLRIPGEDPARVRSYLRGMKYPLWQVGDIFTSKENSLAVYNIPLFPDDPKARFIHQLAEEDRLLKVSLSSFWIELQERQEFKLSVTSSVMGISGYSLATPSLFPSSADVIVPKSRKQFRAIKKYITGEEYDTEEGAIEAFTNIRDFLLLRMATNLQSLTGKREHRERNQPVPASNINTLAITMLKPRKKAKALPKT encoded by the coding sequence ATGTCACTGAATGACTTCCTAAGTTCCGTGCTACCTGTCAGTGAACAATTTGAATACTTATCGTTGCAATCTATTCCGTTAGAAACCCATGCTGTCGTAACCCCAAATAAGGACGACAAAAGGGTCCCAAAAAGCACGATCAAGACTCAACACTTCTTTAGTCTATTTCACCAaggaaaagtttttttttcattagaaGTGTATGTGTATGTCACGCTTTGGGATGAAGCAGATGCCGAACGGTTAATATTTGTATCAAAGGCAGACACTAATGGTTATTGTAATACGAGGGTAAGCGTTAGAgatattacaaaaataatattagaatttatattatcaatcGACCCGAATTACtatcttcaaaaagtaaaaCCGGCAATAAGATCATATAAGAAGATATCCCCCGAGCTGATTAGCGCAGCCAGTACGCCAGCAAGAACTTTAAGGATTTTGGCTAGAAGGCTTAAACAGTCAGGCAGCACcgttttgaaagaaatagaatCTCCACGTTTTCAACAAGATCTTTATCTCTCATTCACCTGTCCTCGTGAGATTTTGACCaaaatttgtttatttACTAGACCTGCATCCCAGTACCTCTTCCCagattcttcaaaaaacaGCAAAAAGCATATACTAAATGGCGAGGAACTAATGAAATGGTGGGGCTTTATTTTGGATAGATTACTAATTGAATGCTTTCAAAATGATACACAAGCAAAATTAAGGATACCGGGCGAAGATCCTGCTCGAGTAAGATCATACCTAAGAGGGATGAAATATCCACTATGGCAAGTGGGTGATATATTTACCtctaaagaaaattctCTTGCGGTATATAATATTCCATTATTCCCAGACGATCCTAAGGCTAGATTTATACACCAATTGGCAGAGGAAGATCGCCTCCTCAAAGTAAGCTTATCATCCTTCTGGATTGAACTACAAGAGCGTCAAGAGTTCAAATTAAGTGTCACATCATCTGTAATGGGTATTTCGGGATACTCTCTTGCCACTCCATCTTTATTTCCATCTAGTGCCGATGTTATTGTACCGAAGTCAAGGAAGCAGTTTAGGGCAATCAAGAAGTACATTACTGGAGAGGAATACGATACAGAGGAAGGCGCAATAGAAGCTTTCACCAATATTCGTGATTTTCTATTGCTCAGAATGGCAACAAATCTTCAATCTTTAACAGGGAAGAGGGAGCATCGGGAGAGAAATCAGCCGGTTCCTGCAAGCAACATCAACACGTTGGCGATAACAATGCTAAAACCGCGTAAAAAAGCTAAAGCCTTGCCTAAAACTTGA